In Pectobacterium aroidearum, the following are encoded in one genomic region:
- a CDS encoding DUF2000 domain-containing protein, with product MNELSEAPISAGQKMRIIVILHKDLPTWKKINVTSFLISGIATQEGATGEPYTDASGNHYNGMITDPVMAYAVTDEELRATYNKAMSRSISLSVFTEDIFNTFNDIDNRAVVSDKNAEDLPLVGIAFREKKNSADKIVKSLTLLS from the coding sequence ATGAACGAATTATCAGAAGCACCGATTTCAGCCGGACAGAAAATGCGCATTATTGTCATCCTGCATAAAGATCTTCCGACCTGGAAAAAAATCAACGTCACATCTTTTTTAATAAGTGGCATTGCCACTCAGGAAGGTGCGACGGGAGAACCTTATACGGATGCCTCTGGCAACCATTATAATGGCATGATCACTGATCCGGTGATGGCATATGCAGTCACGGATGAAGAACTGCGGGCTACATATAATAAAGCAATGTCGCGATCAATATCTTTATCTGTTTTTACGGAAGATATATTTAATACCTTTAATGATATCGATAACCGGGCAGTGGTTTCTGATAAGAACGCAGAAGATCTTCCTCTTGTAGGTATAGCATTCAGAGAGAAGAAAAACTCGGCTGATAAGATTGTAAAAAGCCTGACCCTTTTGAGCTGA
- a CDS encoding isochorismatase family cysteine hydrolase, which translates to MANPVYEPEITALLCIDLYNDFLAEGGKLYPWVKELAQKNNMHENLRKVVSAAREAGITVYHVPHHRWEEGDYKDWKYPSPYQIGAGERQAFAKDTWGGTFHDDFQVQPGDVVATEHWGSSGFPNTDLEHKLKRYGKEKIICVGLLANTCLEATARIGMELGFHVTLVRDATSARSEEALHAALDIDGPTYATEILTTEELTAAIRKSAGK; encoded by the coding sequence ATGGCAAACCCAGTCTATGAACCAGAAATCACAGCCTTATTGTGCATTGATTTATATAATGATTTTCTTGCTGAGGGCGGAAAGCTCTATCCCTGGGTTAAGGAACTCGCTCAAAAGAACAACATGCATGAAAACCTGCGCAAAGTGGTTTCAGCAGCCCGTGAGGCAGGTATAACGGTTTATCATGTTCCGCATCACCGCTGGGAGGAAGGCGACTACAAGGACTGGAAATATCCTTCTCCTTACCAGATTGGCGCAGGAGAACGTCAGGCTTTTGCCAAAGATACTTGGGGTGGTACTTTCCATGATGATTTCCAGGTTCAGCCGGGTGACGTTGTTGCGACTGAACACTGGGGATCCAGCGGCTTTCCCAACACAGATCTTGAGCACAAACTGAAACGCTATGGCAAAGAAAAGATAATTTGCGTAGGACTTCTGGCAAACACCTGTCTTGAAGCCACTGCCCGTATAGGCATGGAACTAGGCTTTCACGTGACACTGGTTCGCGATGCAACGTCCGCCCGTTCAGAAGAAGCGCTACACGCAGCACTGGATATTGATGGTCCGACGTATGCAACTGAGATACTGACCACTGAAGAATTGACTGCGGCGATTAGAAAATCTGCCGGAAAATAA
- a CDS encoding TraR/DksA family transcriptional regulator, with amino-acid sequence MPDEIDRDQEFNEQRLEEMIEQNRFKPATTPSLHYCRLCGEPIPEKRRKTLPGVTTCTECQTILENRQR; translated from the coding sequence ATGCCAGATGAGATCGATCGCGATCAAGAATTTAATGAGCAACGTCTGGAAGAGATGATTGAACAGAACCGTTTCAAGCCAGCAACTACACCCTCATTACATTACTGTCGTTTGTGCGGTGAACCCATCCCTGAGAAGCGGAGGAAAACCCTTCCGGGCGTGACAACCTGTACGGAATGCCAGACTATTCTTGAGAACCGTCAGCGCTGA
- a CDS encoding TetR/AcrR family transcriptional regulator, protein MGRSSKEQSVISRRHIVENASRLFRANGIDNVSISDVMKATGMTTGGFYKHFESKEALAAEAADLAFTDASNNWQKIQTSVQSITASQADIASYYLTPVSGKQRCPMISLGSDIRQSDDEDLKACYTKGLKSLLESFVKAGGSDGLNSAPERDLALFAAMIGASYLNEVIADRGLAEQFAKAVQQLITVAEQGS, encoded by the coding sequence ATGGGACGATCAAGCAAAGAGCAGTCAGTTATCAGTCGTCGGCATATCGTCGAAAATGCGAGCAGGCTGTTCCGTGCAAACGGCATCGATAATGTCAGTATCTCAGACGTTATGAAGGCAACCGGTATGACAACAGGCGGTTTTTACAAACACTTTGAGTCCAAGGAGGCGCTTGCAGCAGAAGCAGCTGATCTGGCTTTCACTGATGCCAGTAACAACTGGCAAAAAATACAGACTTCAGTACAAAGCATCACTGCATCTCAGGCAGATATAGCCTCCTATTACCTGACGCCGGTATCTGGTAAACAAAGATGCCCGATGATTTCACTGGGGAGTGATATCAGGCAGTCAGATGATGAGGATCTTAAAGCGTGTTATACGAAAGGGCTGAAATCACTGCTTGAATCATTCGTAAAAGCGGGCGGTTCGGATGGACTGAATTCAGCACCAGAGCGTGATTTAGCCTTGTTTGCGGCTATGATTGGGGCCAGTTATCTGAATGAAGTGATTGCAGACAGAGGGCTGGCTGAACAGTTTGCGAAAGCTGTTCAACAATTAATTACTGTTGCAGAACAGGGATCTTAA
- a CDS encoding helix-turn-helix domain-containing protein, which yields MLICEAGNSVIGKRLRLARVNAGLKQVELGCLAGLDEETSSSRVSQYEREVSSPDFGLVCRFAAVLDVPEAYFYAVDEDLATLILQYHRYKKSNPNSTLLITPQ from the coding sequence ATGTTAATCTGCGAAGCAGGTAATTCCGTGATTGGTAAACGATTAAGACTGGCGCGAGTGAATGCAGGATTAAAACAGGTCGAGCTCGGTTGTCTCGCTGGACTGGATGAAGAGACGTCGAGTTCCCGCGTAAGCCAATATGAAAGGGAAGTCAGTTCACCAGATTTTGGTCTGGTTTGCCGTTTTGCGGCGGTGCTGGATGTGCCGGAAGCCTACTTTTATGCTGTCGATGAAGATCTCGCAACGCTAATATTGCAATACCATCGTTATAAGAAAAGTAACCCTAATTCTACGTTGTTGATTACCCCGCAATAG
- a CDS encoding LysE family translocator, producing the protein MLELFIYVFSIMYTPGPVTTIAFNSGMNPRAPFRIGFATGVGVAMYLLLLVCGYSGQAVVNESLLPWISAVGGVYILYLAVKVILSSIESQDEVGGGGKIGFKSGFVIHLFNPKAWLAALPLVALYYPANNIYGWKLLFISTVIAVICGFSSVFYNLAGRYCSKLFSSGRSRMIINYLMGALLLYSGFMILYEHVYQPFIH; encoded by the coding sequence ATGTTAGAACTATTTATTTACGTTTTCAGTATTATGTACACGCCTGGCCCGGTAACAACCATCGCATTTAATTCAGGCATGAACCCTCGCGCGCCTTTCCGTATCGGATTCGCAACTGGCGTTGGTGTGGCAATGTATCTTCTTTTACTGGTGTGTGGTTATTCCGGGCAGGCGGTTGTCAATGAAAGCCTGCTACCCTGGATAAGCGCAGTAGGTGGCGTGTATATTCTCTACCTTGCTGTAAAAGTAATATTATCCTCAATCGAAAGTCAGGATGAAGTCGGGGGCGGCGGTAAAATCGGATTTAAATCCGGCTTTGTCATCCACTTATTTAACCCCAAAGCATGGCTGGCCGCATTGCCACTGGTCGCACTGTATTATCCTGCCAATAACATCTATGGCTGGAAACTGTTATTTATCTCTACGGTTATCGCCGTGATTTGTGGGTTTTCCTCTGTGTTTTATAACCTTGCAGGCCGATACTGCTCGAAGCTTTTTTCCAGCGGAAGGTCCCGTATGATTATCAATTACCTTATGGGAGCCCTGCTGTTATACAGTGGGTTTATGATCCTGTATGAGCATGTTTATCAACCTTTTATTCATTAA
- a CDS encoding AlpA family transcriptional regulator, which yields MTAHQLLRLKQVEVKTGLKRSQIYLYMKEGTFPSSIKIGPASVAWLESEIDEWINLKLANRLTR from the coding sequence ATGACAGCTCATCAGTTATTACGTCTGAAACAAGTGGAAGTAAAAACCGGTCTGAAACGCTCGCAAATCTACCTGTACATGAAAGAAGGCACCTTTCCCTCCTCAATAAAGATTGGACCTGCCAGCGTAGCCTGGCTGGAATCTGAAATTGACGAATGGATTAACCTCAAATTAGCTAACCGCTTAACGCGCTGA
- a CDS encoding RidA family protein, translated as MKKIITISDALAAPVGPFSVATSYANLIFVSGQTGQDPGTGKLVSHSVEDQARQSLGNLMTAVKAAGGTSDTVLKVNCYLLTMDDFTAFNAVYKEFFSEGDFPARTCIAVSALPLGAKVEVEATAFRAAPQ; from the coding sequence ATGAAAAAAATAATCACCATTTCAGATGCGCTGGCTGCGCCAGTCGGACCGTTTTCAGTTGCCACATCTTATGCAAATCTCATTTTTGTGTCCGGTCAGACAGGCCAGGATCCCGGGACTGGCAAACTGGTAAGCCATTCGGTTGAGGATCAGGCAAGGCAGAGTCTTGGCAACCTGATGACAGCTGTAAAAGCCGCCGGAGGAACATCCGACACCGTTCTCAAAGTGAATTGTTATCTGCTTACCATGGATGACTTCACGGCATTCAACGCGGTTTATAAGGAGTTCTTCAGTGAAGGGGATTTCCCCGCGCGCACGTGTATCGCAGTCAGTGCGCTGCCTCTTGGTGCAAAGGTTGAAGTTGAGGCAACAGCATTCAGAGCCGCGCCACAATAA
- a CDS encoding PhzF family phenazine biosynthesis protein, whose product MGGVEFRQIDVFTARPFKGNPVAVVMDASGLTDEQMQSIASWTNLSETTFVLKPEDKNADYRVRIFTPGSELPFAGHPTIGTAYALLEAGVIHPTDGKIVQECGAGLVSLSVSATGSKGTFISFELPEPRITLLTPEQVDQLDSILGCVIDRSLTPALVDVGARWIVARTLDASRVLQTQPDYARLTEHDRNMGITGVCLYGEHRADNGMHIEVRSFAPACGVNEDPVCGSGNGSVAAFLRHHSVTLPPGGAVKSSQGQKLGREGEIGLTIGREKILVGGLAVTCIRGTIHY is encoded by the coding sequence ATGGGCGGAGTTGAGTTTCGACAAATTGATGTGTTCACTGCCAGACCTTTCAAAGGTAACCCGGTTGCCGTTGTAATGGATGCAAGTGGTCTGACTGATGAGCAGATGCAGTCGATCGCCAGCTGGACGAATCTTTCAGAGACAACCTTTGTCCTGAAACCGGAAGATAAAAATGCCGACTATCGGGTGCGAATTTTTACGCCGGGGAGTGAGTTACCGTTTGCCGGCCATCCGACGATAGGCACTGCTTATGCGCTGCTGGAAGCAGGTGTTATTCATCCCACTGACGGAAAGATCGTACAGGAATGTGGCGCAGGTCTGGTCAGTCTGTCGGTATCAGCCACCGGTTCAAAGGGCACGTTTATCTCATTTGAACTTCCTGAACCCCGTATAACGTTGCTTACGCCGGAGCAGGTTGATCAGCTGGACAGTATTCTTGGCTGCGTGATTGACCGTTCCCTCACGCCAGCACTCGTTGACGTCGGTGCCCGTTGGATTGTTGCCCGTACGCTAGACGCATCACGCGTCCTGCAGACTCAGCCAGACTACGCACGGCTGACTGAGCATGATCGGAACATGGGGATTACCGGAGTTTGTTTGTATGGAGAGCACCGCGCTGACAACGGAATGCATATTGAAGTGCGATCCTTTGCTCCTGCATGTGGTGTTAATGAAGATCCCGTTTGTGGCAGTGGTAATGGCAGCGTTGCTGCGTTCCTGCGTCATCATTCAGTTACTCTTCCACCCGGCGGAGCGGTGAAATCTTCTCAGGGACAAAAACTCGGGCGGGAGGGAGAAATTGGCCTGACGATCGGCCGGGAAAAAATTCTGGTAGGTGGACTGGCAGTCACCTGCATACGCGGAACGATTCATTACTGA
- a CDS encoding DUF2857 domain-containing protein, translating into MFPSLNYAVLTNALAALKEGNFRYCETLGFTFDELNALNQLSLDELFIVSRASAQFMSITVRHDALQQILTLSHQEAQRQQQINRAIRLGGSIALLNHFFGLTSNEVCTRRRLLGVTIPYGRTPIPDEIVDVEIWLSWQKKRTENLDTPNALEAMMQVTESLSSREKGLSLTAVWNRITLCEKEALNRRTSHAR; encoded by the coding sequence ATGTTCCCCTCACTGAATTACGCGGTGTTAACAAACGCCCTTGCCGCACTCAAGGAAGGTAATTTTCGTTATTGTGAAACGTTAGGATTCACATTCGACGAATTGAATGCCCTCAATCAGCTATCCCTCGACGAACTGTTTATCGTCAGCAGGGCATCGGCACAGTTTATGTCGATCACTGTCCGCCACGACGCTCTACAACAAATCCTGACGCTGTCCCATCAGGAAGCGCAGCGCCAGCAGCAGATAAATCGGGCCATCAGATTGGGGGGATCTATTGCACTCCTTAATCATTTTTTTGGCCTCACCTCGAATGAAGTCTGCACTCGCCGCCGGTTGCTGGGTGTCACCATCCCTTATGGCCGAACGCCTATTCCAGATGAAATCGTTGATGTTGAAATCTGGCTGTCATGGCAAAAGAAACGCACTGAGAACCTTGATACACCTAATGCGTTGGAAGCAATGATGCAGGTTACTGAATCATTGTCTTCTCGCGAAAAAGGACTTTCCCTGACCGCCGTCTGGAACCGTATCACCCTTTGCGAGAAAGAAGCACTAAACAGGAGGACATCGCATGCCAGATGA
- a CDS encoding tautomerase family protein produces MPTYYCSFPSGNIPDSQKNAIAQAITERHTEATGAPGWFVQVIINEGEGQQRYLGGERYDEHVWIRADIRAGRKKEQLESLITNILNDVSKISGISQDDIWIYLNNLEPENMAEYGHILPPPGNEQSWFNALPESLRNRLEALGVHPSRFTL; encoded by the coding sequence ATGCCGACTTACTATTGCTCATTTCCATCCGGTAACATCCCGGATAGTCAGAAAAATGCTATCGCCCAGGCCATTACTGAAAGACATACTGAAGCGACCGGTGCACCGGGCTGGTTTGTACAGGTAATCATCAACGAGGGAGAAGGCCAGCAGCGCTATCTGGGGGGAGAACGTTACGATGAACACGTCTGGATAAGAGCTGATATAAGGGCCGGGCGTAAGAAGGAGCAGCTTGAATCTCTGATTACCAACATCCTGAATGATGTGAGCAAAATTTCCGGTATAAGCCAGGATGACATATGGATTTATCTCAATAATCTTGAACCTGAGAACATGGCAGAATATGGCCATATCCTTCCTCCGCCCGGAAACGAGCAGTCCTGGTTTAATGCATTGCCTGAATCACTCCGCAATCGGCTCGAAGCCCTCGGAGTTCATCCTTCCCGTTTTACCCTCTGA
- a CDS encoding helix-turn-helix transcriptional regulator, whose protein sequence is MNIEQQEQRMDWHPADIIAALRKRKTTLAAVSREAGLSSSTLANALNRPWPKGERLIADALGIPASEIWPNRYFDSQGQRIPREIRHKNN, encoded by the coding sequence ATGAACATTGAACAACAGGAACAACGAATGGACTGGCATCCTGCCGATATCATTGCAGCCCTGCGCAAACGAAAGACGACGTTAGCAGCCGTATCACGTGAGGCGGGTCTTAGTTCATCAACGCTTGCAAATGCACTAAACCGGCCCTGGCCGAAAGGTGAACGACTAATCGCCGACGCACTGGGCATTCCGGCAAGTGAAATCTGGCCGAATCGTTATTTCGATTCACAAGGGCAACGCATTCCGCGAGAAATTCGTCATAAAAACAATTAG
- a CDS encoding pyridoxal phosphate-dependent aminotransferase, translating to MKIAERALKIDPFHVMEVAKAASLMESGLTAGDPSMIHLTIGEPDFTAPERVQRAATEAIRKGVTQYTPALGIMPLREKISGWYSQRFGLNVPSERIVVTAGASAALLLTCLALIDEGDEILMPDPSYPCNRHFVSAAGGRSVLLPTTPQNRFQLTASQVAASWSEKTRGVLLASPSNPTGTSVHPDELKRIHAAVKARNGITILDELYLGLSFQQEFSVSGLKIDNSIISINSFSKYFSMTGWRLGWMVVPEVLVPVIERLAQNFFLCPSTVAQHAAIACFEPDSIDEYEQRRAEFKARRDWFIPALQEAGFHVPVLPDGAFYAWADCTDWCERWGVPTSWEFAFEAMKRAHVAISPGRDFGFDSTDRYVRFSTASSLGELEQAITRFIDLKRS from the coding sequence TTGAAAATAGCTGAACGCGCACTGAAAATTGACCCTTTTCACGTGATGGAAGTGGCTAAAGCCGCATCACTGATGGAGTCAGGGTTAACTGCTGGTGACCCTTCCATGATCCATCTGACCATTGGCGAACCGGATTTTACCGCGCCTGAGCGGGTTCAGCGGGCCGCAACAGAAGCGATAAGGAAAGGCGTGACTCAGTACACGCCTGCGCTGGGGATCATGCCACTCCGTGAAAAAATAAGTGGCTGGTACAGCCAGCGCTTCGGGCTCAACGTTCCATCGGAAAGAATAGTTGTGACAGCGGGGGCATCGGCTGCGTTATTGCTTACCTGTCTTGCGTTGATTGATGAAGGCGATGAGATCCTGATGCCCGACCCCAGTTATCCCTGCAACCGGCATTTTGTCAGTGCAGCGGGCGGGCGCTCCGTGTTGCTTCCCACGACACCGCAAAACAGGTTCCAACTGACTGCGTCTCAGGTGGCAGCTAGCTGGAGTGAAAAGACAAGGGGCGTGCTCCTGGCTTCCCCCTCAAACCCAACCGGTACATCGGTACATCCTGATGAACTAAAAAGGATTCATGCTGCTGTCAAAGCGAGGAACGGGATAACCATTCTTGATGAGCTGTACCTCGGGCTCAGTTTCCAGCAGGAATTCAGCGTCAGCGGCCTGAAAATCGATAACAGCATCATCAGTATTAACAGTTTTTCGAAATACTTTTCAATGACCGGATGGCGGCTTGGATGGATGGTTGTGCCAGAGGTTCTTGTACCGGTGATTGAGCGGTTAGCGCAGAACTTCTTCCTTTGCCCAAGCACGGTTGCCCAGCATGCGGCGATCGCCTGTTTTGAACCGGACAGCATTGATGAGTACGAACAACGCCGCGCGGAGTTTAAAGCGCGCCGTGACTGGTTTATACCGGCTCTTCAGGAAGCAGGGTTCCATGTTCCTGTTCTCCCCGACGGGGCATTTTATGCATGGGCAGACTGCACTGACTGGTGCGAAAGATGGGGCGTTCCGACAAGCTGGGAGTTCGCTTTTGAAGCAATGAAGCGAGCCCATGTAGCCATCTCTCCGGGCCGCGATTTTGGTTTTGATTCAACGGACCGGTATGTGCGGTTTTCAACCGCCAGTTCACTGGGTGAACTTGAACAGGCCATCACCCGGTTCATTGACTTAAAGAGAAGTTAG
- a CDS encoding integrase arm-type DNA-binding domain-containing protein, with protein MSLNDTKIRNLKPPVTPIKLSDSHGLYLHVKPTGSRLWYFRYYFFGKETRIALGAYPLISLSEARQKRDELRKLLVQNINPAQQRAAEKAARSPAKSFKTVALSWHKSNRTWSENHAARLLASMNNHIFPIIGHQPVTELKTRHFIDLLRGIEKKGLLEVAARTRQHMCNIMRHAVHQELIEHNPAANLDGIIAPPVKRHYPALSLERLPELLTRIEDYKQGRELTRLAVSLTLHLFIRSSELRFARWSEIDFRNKIWTIPATREAISGVRYSGRGAKMRTPHIVPLSRQSITILKQIREISGHQELIFPGDHNPYKPMCENTINKALRLMGYDTKDEICGHGFRAMACSALMESGLWAQDAVERQMSHQERNSVRAAYIHKAEYLDARKAMMQWWSDYLDTNREEYVAPYIYAQQHKTVGTA; from the coding sequence ATGTCTCTTAACGACACTAAAATCCGCAACTTAAAACCACCTGTTACCCCCATAAAACTATCCGATTCACACGGCCTGTATCTTCACGTTAAACCTACTGGTTCGCGCCTCTGGTACTTCAGATACTATTTTTTTGGCAAAGAGACCCGCATAGCGCTGGGCGCTTATCCGTTAATCAGTCTGTCAGAAGCACGCCAGAAACGTGACGAACTCCGCAAACTGCTGGTGCAAAATATCAACCCTGCGCAGCAACGTGCCGCTGAAAAGGCAGCTCGTTCCCCTGCAAAAAGTTTTAAAACCGTGGCATTGAGCTGGCATAAGAGCAACAGAACCTGGTCAGAGAACCATGCCGCCCGTCTTCTCGCCAGCATGAATAACCATATTTTCCCGATCATTGGACACCAGCCAGTCACAGAACTGAAAACTCGCCACTTCATCGACCTACTGAGAGGGATTGAGAAAAAAGGTTTGCTGGAAGTGGCGGCACGAACCCGACAGCATATGTGCAACATCATGCGTCATGCCGTGCATCAGGAGTTGATAGAGCACAACCCGGCGGCAAATCTGGACGGCATTATTGCCCCTCCCGTTAAACGTCACTACCCTGCCCTTTCGCTGGAGCGGCTACCTGAACTACTGACTCGCATTGAGGACTACAAGCAAGGACGAGAATTAACCCGCTTGGCGGTCTCACTCACCCTGCACCTATTCATCCGTTCCAGCGAGTTGCGCTTTGCCCGTTGGTCTGAGATCGATTTCAGAAACAAAATCTGGACCATTCCGGCTACCCGTGAAGCTATCTCCGGTGTGCGTTATTCCGGGCGTGGTGCAAAAATGCGCACGCCGCATATCGTTCCCCTCTCCCGTCAGTCCATCACTATTCTGAAACAGATACGGGAAATATCCGGGCATCAGGAGCTGATATTCCCCGGTGACCATAATCCATATAAGCCAATGTGCGAAAACACCATCAACAAGGCGCTACGCTTGATGGGGTATGACACGAAAGATGAAATTTGCGGCCACGGATTCCGGGCAATGGCCTGTAGTGCGCTGATGGAATCTGGACTGTGGGCGCAGGATGCGGTTGAACGACAGATGAGCCATCAAGAACGCAATAGCGTTCGAGCGGCTTACATCCATAAAGCTGAATATCTCGATGCTCGTAAAGCGATGATGCAGTGGTGGTCAGATTATCTGGATACCAACCGGGAAGAATATGTTGCGCCATACATTTATGCTCAACAACATAAGACGGTCGGAACTGCCTGA
- a CDS encoding DMT family transporter translates to MSVFQSKEKPSSSSPHFSSAAVFFMFVIPPLLWAGNFIVGRAIRNDVPPVTLTLVRWIVALAIILPFALPHIRRDLPLYYRHAGRIIAVSLSGVAAFSLLVYVGLHHTSGTNALLLNSCVPVLIMLFSALFFGGRLTGRQCAGLLVSCCGVLAIIFKGDPGGFLQLVFSSGDLLLLAAMSCFAFYTLWLRKMPPEINRMGLLGMQVIITVTAVFPLWIWEQGVSASVHWSLPVVTAVIFLGLFPSFISYLLYGRCVEAIGAARAGLSIHLIPVFGVAISALFLNEPVHLYHLIGIGMILAGVSLASTNRKVKLS, encoded by the coding sequence ATGAGCGTGTTTCAGTCAAAAGAGAAACCGTCGTCTTCATCACCGCATTTTTCATCCGCAGCGGTTTTCTTCATGTTCGTCATCCCGCCCCTTTTGTGGGCCGGGAATTTCATCGTAGGGAGAGCCATAAGAAATGACGTTCCTCCTGTGACGTTAACGCTGGTTCGCTGGATTGTGGCCCTGGCAATCATTCTGCCTTTTGCGCTGCCGCATATCCGGCGTGATTTACCGCTCTATTACAGGCATGCGGGTCGCATTATTGCTGTATCGCTTAGTGGCGTAGCGGCCTTCAGTCTGTTGGTTTATGTGGGACTTCATCATACCTCTGGCACCAACGCACTGTTGCTGAACTCATGTGTGCCTGTGCTTATCATGCTTTTTTCTGCTCTTTTCTTCGGGGGACGTCTTACCGGAAGGCAGTGCGCAGGGCTTTTAGTTTCATGCTGCGGGGTACTGGCCATCATCTTTAAAGGTGATCCTGGTGGGTTTCTGCAATTGGTGTTTTCGTCCGGGGATTTGTTGCTTCTTGCAGCCATGTCCTGCTTCGCATTTTACACACTCTGGCTTAGAAAAATGCCCCCGGAAATAAACCGCATGGGGCTACTGGGCATGCAGGTGATTATTACTGTGACCGCTGTTTTCCCTCTGTGGATTTGGGAGCAGGGAGTCAGTGCTTCAGTTCACTGGAGCCTGCCGGTCGTTACCGCCGTGATTTTTCTTGGGCTCTTTCCCTCCTTCATTTCTTATTTACTGTATGGGCGCTGTGTGGAGGCGATAGGAGCTGCACGTGCGGGATTGAGCATTCACCTTATCCCCGTTTTTGGCGTTGCAATTTCAGCGTTATTTCTTAACGAGCCGGTCCATCTCTATCATCTCATCGGAATAGGCATGATTCTGGCCGGTGTGAGTCTGGCAAGCACAAACAGGAAAGTGAAACTTTCATGA
- a CDS encoding helix-turn-helix transcriptional regulator: protein MLISTMDNAVIGKRLRLARVNKGLKQAELGCLAGLDEETASSRVSQYEREISAPDFGLVSRFATVLDVPEAYFYAVDDDLATLILQYHRFKKANPNSTLLITPQ, encoded by the coding sequence ATGTTGATCAGTACCATGGATAACGCCGTGATTGGTAAGCGATTAAGACTAGCCCGAGTGAACAAGGGATTAAAGCAGGCAGAGCTCGGTTGCCTAGCTGGTCTGGATGAGGAAACAGCAAGCTCTCGTGTGAGCCAATATGAAAGAGAAATCAGTGCGCCAGATTTTGGGCTGGTTTCTCGGTTCGCTACAGTGCTGGATGTTCCTGAAGCGTATTTCTATGCCGTCGATGACGATCTCGCCACCTTGATCTTACAGTATCACCGTTTCAAGAAAGCCAACCCAAACTCCACGCTGCTCATCACACCTCAGTAA
- a CDS encoding AraC family transcriptional regulator → MKNRFLYLKNNVLEDVTFLDASIQDFYYKKHSHEEYAIGLINTGKIGFNCRDGMFHIPGGGLMQLNPGDPHEGTPDVERGYDYWMLYIPASQMAKVVSDYCGFSRFKTFNFSGNVSRNTLLRERYVNFAAAMLGDRTADAALEQSFADLIHCLCNLNLGEGAGYHTGRVDNLIRRAEDYIRQNIHTSLSIDEVSQVAGISKYHFMRMFKAQVGVTPYQYIINCKVNKIKLDIDSGYSAEKTFSEESFFDQSHFNKRFREIYGVTPKGYQHAIRKGI, encoded by the coding sequence ATGAAGAACAGATTTTTATATCTTAAAAATAATGTACTGGAAGACGTCACCTTCCTTGATGCCAGTATTCAGGATTTTTACTACAAAAAGCATTCTCACGAAGAGTATGCGATAGGGCTTATCAATACTGGAAAAATAGGTTTTAACTGCCGTGACGGGATGTTTCACATTCCGGGTGGTGGGTTGATGCAGTTAAATCCGGGAGATCCCCATGAGGGTACGCCGGACGTTGAGAGGGGCTATGATTACTGGATGCTCTACATTCCTGCATCACAAATGGCAAAAGTTGTCAGCGATTACTGCGGATTTTCCCGCTTTAAAACGTTCAACTTTTCCGGAAATGTGAGTAGGAATACGTTGTTGAGGGAACGGTATGTGAATTTTGCCGCTGCAATGCTCGGCGATCGGACAGCAGATGCTGCGTTAGAGCAGTCATTTGCAGACCTCATCCATTGCCTGTGCAATCTGAATCTCGGCGAGGGTGCGGGTTACCATACCGGCAGGGTCGATAACCTGATCCGCCGGGCAGAGGATTATATACGGCAGAATATTCACACGAGCCTTTCAATTGATGAAGTCAGCCAGGTCGCAGGCATTTCGAAATATCACTTCATGAGAATGTTTAAGGCACAGGTCGGCGTTACGCCTTATCAGTACATCATTAATTGCAAGGTCAATAAAATTAAGCTTGATATTGATTCGGGCTATTCCGCAGAAAAAACGTTCAGTGAAGAGTCTTTCTTTGATCAGAGCCACTTCAATAAACGGTTCAGGGAAATATATGGCGTCACCCCAAAGGGCTATCAGCACGCCATACGCAAGGGCATTTAG